The genomic stretch TCTATCATTGCAAGAAAAGAAATAAGGTCATCTTCGAATACGGCTGGAACATTTATTTTTATCGATGAAGCATCTATTGCTTTTGAAATTTTATTTGAAAAAGTAACATTTATAGCTCTAGAAACTCTAGATGCTGTTGAAAGATCAGGGTTTTTAAGATTTATTGTCACTGTATCTTCATTCACTAATTGTGTTGGAATTTCATTTTCCACTATAGCTCCTTGCGGGATAGAACCAGAAATTTTATATTTTTTTTGTTGATTTGAGCTTGTTTTTACATCTGTTCCTCCTGTAATAACACTACCCTGAGCTACAGCATATACCCTTTTATCAGCACCTTGAAGAGGAGTTTGTATTAAATATCCATTTTCTATAGATTTTGCATCTCCAACTGCCGTTACTGTAACATCTAATTTCATTCCAGGTTTATAAAAGGCCGGTATATTGGCAAATACCATTACAACAGCTGTATTTTTTGAATTTAATTTTGAATCTGTTTCAAGACCAAGATTAGCCATCATATTGGATAGCATTTCAGAAGAAATATTTCCTGAATCTCCAGATCCATTTAAACCAGTAACAAGACCTATACCAAATAGTTGATTATCTCTTGCACCCCTAAATTCTGATATATCTTTTATTCTAACCGCAGAAAATGAAATGGCGAATGAAAAAATTATTATTGAAACTATGAGGAGTTTTTTACTCATCTTTTACACCTCCATTAAAAGAATATATTTGCAATTCCAGATAAAAGTGAAGAAGTCCAAGAAGGTTCATTTGGATCTTGTTGGAATATTACATCACCATCATACCATATTTTAGAATTAGCAATTTTAGATGATTCTATAAGACCACT from Oceanotoga teriensis encodes the following:
- a CDS encoding flagellar basal body P-ring protein FlgI; this translates as MSKKLLIVSIIIFSFAISFSAVRIKDISEFRGARDNQLFGIGLVTGLNGSGDSGNISSEMLSNMMANLGLETDSKLNSKNTAVVMVFANIPAFYKPGMKLDVTVTAVGDAKSIENGYLIQTPLQGADKRVYAVAQGSVITGGTDVKTSSNQQKKYKISGSIPQGAIVENEIPTQLVNEDTVTINLKNPDLSTASRVSRAINVTFSNKISKAIDASSIKINVPAVFEDDLISFLAMIEDVEVQPDNKAKIIINEKTGSIIFGGNVKVADTTTSYGNFVLSIKNGQVNGSPATIDNVISALKAAGAVPQDLIAIIQNLSAGNFIYADLVVM